One Castanea sativa cultivar Marrone di Chiusa Pesio chromosome 4, ASM4071231v1 DNA window includes the following coding sequences:
- the LOC142633157 gene encoding (+)-cis,trans-nepetalactol synthase NEPS1-like, producing the protein MTDSSNKKLQGKVAIITGGASGIGEATAHLFAQHGARMVVIADIQDQLGHQVAISIGIDKCQYVHCDVSDEDKVKNMVESTVQKHGQLDIMFSNAGIVSGSNQTILELDLSGFDKVIKTNARGMALCVKHAARVMVERRVKGSIICTGSVAASQGTQLLTDYCMAKHAMLGLVRSASVQLGQHGIRVNCVSPSMVATPMSCDALGMDAEQVEKISEPTSSLKGVVLKVRDVANAVLFLASDDSGFVTGLDLKVNGGHLESRHKPQ; encoded by the coding sequence ATGACAGACTCCTCCAACAAGAAGTTACAAGGCAAAGTAGCCATAATCACTGGTGGTGCAAGCGGCATAGGCGAGGCTACGGCTCACCTTTTTGCCCAACATGGTGCACGCATGGTTGTGATCGCCGATATCCAAGACCAATTGGGTCACCAAGTAGCCATATCAATTGGTATAGACAAGTGCCAATACGTGCACTGTGATGTTTCTGATGAAGACAAGGTCAAGAACATGGTTGAATCAACGGTCCAGAAACATGGTCAGCTCGACATCATGTTCAGCAACGCTGGGATTGTGAGTGGCTCTAATCAGACAATCCTTGAGCTCGACCTTTCAGGGTTCGACAAAGTGATCAAAACCAACGCGCGCGGCATGGCTTTGTGTGTGAAACACGCGGCGCGTGTGATGGTAGAGAGGCGCGTGAAGGGGAGCATCATATGCACAGGAAGCGTAGCCGCTAGCCAAGGTACACAGCTATTAACTGATTATTGTATGGCAAAGCATGCAATGCTGGGTCTGGTTCGATCAGCAAGTGTGCAGCTTGGGCAGCATGGGATTAGAGTGAACTGTGTATCACCCTCTATGGTGGCTACACCAATGTCATGTGATGCATTAGGAATGGATGCAGAGCAAGTGGAGAAGATTTCTGAGCCAACTTCAAGCTTGAAAGGGGTTGTGTTGAAGGTGAGAGATGTTGCCAATGCTGTGCTCTTTCTTGCATCTGATGATTCTGGTTTTGTCACTGGACTTGACTTGAAGGTTAATGGAGGCCACTTAGAGAGTCGGCACAAGCCCCAATGA
- the LOC142630756 gene encoding (+)-cis,trans-nepetalactol synthase NEPS1-like, with protein MTDSSNKTLQGKVAIITGGASGIGEATAHLFAQHGARMVVIADIQDQLGHQVATSIGIDKCQYVHCDVSDEDQVKNMVESTVQKHGQLDIMFSNAGTVSSSDQTILELDLSGFDKVIGTNARGMALCVKHAARVMVERRVKGSIICTGSIAASQGKNLFTDYCMSKHAVLGLVRAASMQLGQHGIRVNCVSPSVVATPMSCGAYGMDAEQVKKISESTSTLKGAVLKVGDVANAVLFLASDDSGFVT; from the coding sequence ATGACAGACTCCTCCAACAAGACGCTACAAGGGAAAGTAGCCATAATCACCGGTGGCGCAAGCGGCATAGGCGAGGCTACGGCTCACCTTTTTGCCCAACATGGTGCACGCATGGTTGTGATCGCCGATATCCAAGACCAACTGGGTCACCAAGTAGCCACATCCATAGGCATAGACAAGTGCCAATACGTGCACTGTGATGTTTCCGATGAAGACCAAGTCAAGAACATGGTTGAATCAACGGTCCAGAAACATGGTCAGCTCGACATCATGTTCAGCAACGCTGGGACTGTGAGTAGCTCTGATCAGACAATCCTCGAGCTCGACCTTTCAGGATTTGACAAAGTGATCGGAACCAACGCGCGTGGCATGGCTTTGTGTGTGAAACACGCGGCGCGTGTGATGGTTGAGAGGCGCGTGAAGGGGAGCATCATATGCACAGGAAGCATAGCCGCTAGCCAAGGTAAAAATCTGTTCACAGATTATTGTATGTCAAAGCACGCAGTGCTGGGTCTGGTTCGAGCGGCAAGTATGCAACTTGGGCAGCATGGCATTAGAGTGAACTGTGTATCACCCTCTGTAGTGGCTACACCAATGTCATGTGGTGCATATGGAATGGATGCAGAGCAAGTGAAGAAGATTTCTGaatcaacttcaaccttaaaaGGGGCTGTGTTGAAGGTGGGAGATGTTGCCAATGCTGTGCTCTTTCTTGCATCTGATGATTCTGGTTTTGTCACTTGA
- the LOC142630483 gene encoding (+)-cis,trans-nepetalactol synthase NEPS1-like — MTDSSNNKKLLGKVAIITGGASGIGKATAHLFAQHGARMVVIADIQDQLGHQVATSIGIDKCQYVHCDVSDEDQVKNMVESTVQKHGQLDIMFSNAGTLSCSASDQTILELDLSGFDKVIQTNARGMALCVKHAARVMVERRVKGSIICTGSVAASQGRQLSTDYCMAKHAVLGLVRSASVQLGQHGIRVNCVSPSMVATPMSCDALGMDAEQVEKISEPNSSLKGVVLKVRDVANAVLFLASDDSGFVTGLDLKVDGGHLGSGYKLQ, encoded by the coding sequence ATGACAGACTCCTCCAACAACAAGAAGTTACTAGGCAAAGTAGCCATAATCACAGGTGGTGCAAGCGGCATAGGCAAGGCTACGGCTCACCTTTTTGCCCAACATGGTGCGCGCATGGTTGTTATCGCCGATATCCAAGACCAATTGGGTCACCAAGTAGCCACATCAATTGGTATAGACAAGTGCCAATACGTGCACTGTGATGTTTCCGATGAAGACCAGGTCAAGAACATGGTTGAATCAACGGTCCAGAAACATGGTCAGCTCGACATCATGTTCAGCAACGCTGGGACTCTGAGTTGCTCTGCCTCTGATCAGACAATCCTCGAGCTCGACCTTTCAGGGTTTGACAAAGTGATTCAAACCAACGCGCGTGGCATGGCTTTGTGTGTGAAACACGCGGCGCGTGTGATGGTTGAGAGGCGCGTGAAGGGGAGCATCATATGCACAGGAAGCGTAGCCGCTAGCCAAGGTAGACAGCTATCCACAGATTATTGTATGGCAAAGCATGCAGTGCTGGGTCTGGTTCGATCAGCAAGTGTGCAGCTTGGGCAGCATGGGATTAGAGTGAACTGTGTATCACCCTCTATGGTGGCTACACCAATGTCATGTGATGCATTAGGAATGGATGCAGAGCAAGTGGAGAAGATTTCTGAACCAAATTCAAGCTTAAAAGGAGTTGTGTTGAAGGTGAGAGATGTTGCCAATGCTGTGCTCTTTCTTGCATCTGATGATTCTGGTTTTGTCACTGGACTTGACTTGAAGGTTGATGGAGGCCACTTAGGGAGTGGGTACAAGCTCCAATGA